The Kwoniella bestiolae CBS 10118 chromosome 7, complete sequence genome has a segment encoding these proteins:
- a CDS encoding ubiquinone biosynthesis monooxygenase COQ6, with the protein MRASTSLLALPRASARSSSVSARSIYAASTLTSRSSMHSVSTPIRSSTRTSSSLRVTHRSRLDIGGARTHSSSAASEPLTPIPEISDENSYDIVIIGGANAGLAFACALLSQPTISSTTRILLLEGSSLDKTRNWTGKGEWENRISSLTWENISWLESIGVWKHIEESRSCPVEEMVIWANPSPNSFPTIHFPPLGHPMARMTENMNLQRALLRRIEEVGKGVVDIKEGTRVQEMRLGEGERWVGLRVGEEEWVKGGLVVGADGPNSPVRLFSKIETYGHAYQTHAVVATLNHPPSPLYPNTTAFQRFLPTGPIAFLPLTSEASTMVWSTLPPHAAALKKLSPEALTIMINCGYTLPESTLTALTDEMIRSDQLGHPLTVSQIHDLLSSLPIPQAEGETDQPILPPTISSIHPPSVASFPLRLSHANEYLGKRTALVGDAAHTIHPLAGQGLNQGLADVRCLAQVLENARKLGGDMGSITSLADYPRERYPLNHLILSTTDKLHYIFRARNGLVNWVRGTGLEMINEIGPLKKILMGGAGAQPTVSSDGVSRPRREESTREFGRSDANEEMGRLDGWQMGAASGVEGWFTLKGVGRMVGQVGMGVVREGMTRAVGILERK; encoded by the exons atgagaGCCAGTACATCTCTCCTCGCTCTGCCCCGAGCATCAGCGCGAAGCTCGTCTGTGTCCGCCCGATCGATTTATGCCGCTTCAACTTTGACCTCACGCTCTTCGATGCACTCTGTCTCGACTCCTATCCGCTCAAGTACACgtacctcctcatcactcagGGTGACCCACAGGTCTAGGTTAGATATTGGAGGAGCGAGAACtcattcttcctccgctGCTTCTGAACCGTTGACGCCTATACCTGAAATAAGCGATGAGAATAGTTATGATATAGTGATTATTGGAGGGGCGAACGCAGGGTTGGCATTTGCTTGTGCAttgt TATCCCAACCTACCATATCGTCCACCACCCGTATCCTGCTATTGGAAGGTTCGTCATTGGATAAAACACGGAATTGGACTGGGAAGGGCGAATGGGAGAATAGGATAAGTAGTTTGACGTGGGAGAATATATCGTGGTTGGAGA GTATAGGTGTGTGGAAACATATTGAGGAGAGTAGATCATGTCCCGTCGAAGAGATGGTT ATCTGGGCCAACCCCTCCCCCAACTCATTCCCCACAATCCACTTCCCCCCTCTCGGACACCCCATGGCGCGCATGACGGAGAACATGAACCTCCAACGCGCACTACTACGACGTAtagaggaggtggggaagggcGTAGTGGATATCAAGGAGGGTACAAGGGTACaggagatgaggttgggcgagggggagaggtgggttgggttgagggttggggaggaagagtgggTCAAGGGGggtttggtg GTCGGCGCAGATGGCCCCAACTCCCCCGTCAGGCTCTTCTCCAAGATCGAAACCTACGGCCACGCCTACCAAACCCACGCGGTCGTGGCAACTCTGAACCATCCCCCATCCCCCCTCTACCCAAATACAACGGCATTCCAACGTTTCCTCCCCACCGGACCCATCGCATTCCTCCCATTGACTTCAGAGGCATCAACGATGGTTTGGTccaccctcccaccccacGCAGCGGCATTGAAGAAATTATCTCCCGAGGCATTAACGATAATGATAAATTGCGGATACACCCTTCCCGAATCCACGCTCACCGCATtgacagatgagatgatacgATCCGACCAACTTGGTCATCCGCTCACTGTATCACAAATCCACGACCTCCTATCATCTCTACCTATTCCACAGGCAGAGGGGGAGACTGACCAACCGATCTTACCTCCCACCATTTCATCTATCCATCCCCCGTCCGTCgcttccttccctcttcgtcTCTCTCACGCGAACGAGTACCTTGGTAAACGCACAGCCTTGGTAGGTGATGCGGCACATACGATCCACCCCCTAGCAGGCCAGGGGCTCAACCAGGGATTAGCCGATGTACGTTGCCTGGCGCAGGTCCTGGAAAATGCAAGAAAACTAGGTGGGGATATGGGAAGTATAACTAGTTTGGCGGATTATCCGAGAGAACGATACCCCCTCAATCACCTTATATTAAGTACGACGGACAAATTGCATTATATATTCAGAGCGAGAAATGGGTTGGTAAATTGGGTGAGGGGCACGGGACTGGAAATGATCAATGAGATTGGTCcgttgaagaagatcttAATGGGAGGTGCAGGGGCTCAACCTACCGTCAGTTCTGATGGAGTCTCGCGACCTAGACGAGAGGAAAGTACGAGAGAATTTGGAAGGAGTGACGCGAatgaggagatggggaggttggatgggtgGCAGATGGGTGCTGCGAGTGGGGTCGAGGGGTGGTTCACACTCAAGGGTGTTGGACGGATGGTGGGGcaggtggggatgggggtggtAAGGGAGGGGATGACGAGGGCGGTAGGGATATTGGAAAGGAAGTAA
- a CDS encoding hydroxyethylthiazole kinase → MPRIQLDYSLYLVTGREFLPPGKDYYESLEESLQGGVTLVQVREKDADTGEFIEVARRTKQICDKYNVPVLINDRIDVHLAVGTAGIHIGQTDCPLPLARTLIGPDAIIGLSVRNTDECKRAIEQGADYIGIGSVWPTGSKDIKGRKCLGPDGTGEILDLLDGTGIQAVAIGGIHLPNLPQLLHGSISPKTSNALDGVAVISDIVASHQPRKASEALREIIDSFKRARKGLEGHKGLFGSTSSVSGGLSREYLVEKVQGLMRVLEQETPLINQLTNKVVMNDSANVTLAVGASPIMSTNPRDVYDLSPAIGACLINFGTVDDKEGMKVAGRQANVNRKPLVFDPVAVGATSYRRETAEELLAHWQPTIIKGNAAEIGAMAESTEVASRGVDAAGAGFKDPGAIVRALAKKRAAIIVLTGPEDYISDGHTVLKVSNGSHFLEKITGSGCQAGTLIACFAAASRSYYLNENEPFEDDSQLVQGDMLIAALAGILIYTIASEVAADRPDVKGPGTFRSALIDELYNLTPEVVQQRARVEIL, encoded by the exons ATGCCTAGAATTCAACTTGATTATTCCCTATACCTCGTTACAGGAAGGGAATTCCTCCCTCCTGGAAAG GACTACTATGAATCCCTTGAAGAG TCCCTTCAAGGAGGTGTCACCCTCGTTCAAGTCCGAGAGAAGGATGCCGATACTGGAGAG TTCATCGAAGTTGCCAGACGGACCAAGCAGATCTGCgacaag TACAACGTCCCAGTCCTGATCAACGACAGGATCGACGTCCATCTAGCTGTCG GAACCGCCGGAATCCACATCGGTCAAACAGATTGTCCCCTCCCCCTGGCCCGTACCCTCATAGGCCCCGACGCAATCATCGGTCTGTCCGTGCGAAACACCGACGAATGCAAGCGCGCCATCGAACAAGGTGCAGATTACATTGGGATCGGATCCGTCTGGCCAACAGGATCAAAGGATATCAAGGGGAGGAAATGTCTCGGTCCGGATGGCACGGGAGAGATATTGGATCTGTTGGATGGCACGGGCATTCAGGCTGTTGCTATTG GCGGGATTCACCTTCCCAACCTGCCTCAACTCCTACACGGATCCATCTCTCCCAAGACATCCAACGCATTGGACGGGGTAGCTGTCATTTCAGATATCGTAGCTTCCCATCAACCACGAAAGGCTTCCGAGGCTTTGAGGGAAATCATCGATTCTTTCAAAAGGGCCAGAAAGGGCTTGGAAGGGCACAAAGGTCTATTCGGATCGACTTCCTCCGTGTCGGGGGGATTGAGTAGGGAGTATCTGGTGGAGAAGGTTCAGGGGTTGATGAGAGTTCTGGAACAGGAGACTCCGTTGATCAATCAG CTCACGAACAAAGTCGTCATGAACGATTCGGCCAACGTCACTCTCGCAGTGGGAGCATCACCAATCATGTCTACCAACCCTAGAGACGTGTATGATCTCAGTCCGGCTATCGGAGCGTGTCTTATCAACTTTGG TACCGTCGACGATAAGGAAGGAATGAAAGTGGCAGGCCGACAAGCCAACGTTAATAGGAAACCATTAGTATTTGACCCTGTCGCTGTGGGAGCTACCTCGTACAGACGCGAGACTGCCGAGG AACTCCTCGCCCACTGGCAACCTACCATTATCAAAGGTAACGCTGCCGAGATCGGTGCGATGGCCGAGTCCACCGAAGTGGCCAGTAGGGGTGTCGACGCTGCTGGGGCGGGGTTCAAAGATCCCGGTGCGATCGTCAGAGCATTGGCCAAGAAaaggg CTGCCATAATCGTCCTAACCGGACCAGAAGATTACATCTCAGACGGCCACACCGTCCTGAAAGTATCCAACGGATCGCACTTCCTCGAAAAAATAACCGGATCGGGATGTCAAGCTGGAACTTTGATTGCATGCTTCGCAGCTGCGTCAAGAAGCTATTACTTGAACGAGAATGAGCCGTTCGAGGATGATAGTCAGCTCGTTCAGGGGGATATGCTCatagctgctttggctgg TATCCTGATTTACACGATCGCATCTGAAGTAGCTGCCGATCGACCCGACGTCAAAGGTCCAGGTACATTCAGATCAGCCCTGATTGACGAGCTGTATAACCTCACTCCGGAGGTTGTGCAACAACGAGCCAGGGTTGAAATCTTGTAA